The window GCCGGGGACGAGGGACATACGGAAGTCGCGTACGTACCGCTCCCACGCGCGCACCCTCGCCGGGTCCACCAGCGGGTCGTCGACGCCTGCGAAGGCCTCGACGGCCAGGGGCAGCCGGGCCCGTTCGTCGTCCGGGTCCGGCAGCCCCGCCCGGGCATGGCTCGCGCAGATGCGCAGGTCGTCCCGGACGATGGGCAACAGCACCCGCAGCCAGTCCTCCCGCTCCAGGAACTGCGGGTCCATACCGCCGAAGTCGACCAGCAGACGGGCCAGTTCCCGGTCCTCGTACCGGTCGGGCGGCGGCAGTGTCGGCGTCAGATGCGGGGCCGCGTACGCGCCGAGGAACAGCGCCTCGGGGCCGCGGCCCCCCTCGCGCAGCCGGGCCGCGGCCAGGGCGACGGCCACCAGGGCACCCATGCTGTGGCCGTACGCGGCCCAGGGGCGCTCATCGAGGCAGGGGGCGAGATCCCGCCCGAGAACCTCGACGAGCTCCCCGGCGTCCTGGAAGCGGCGTTCCCGGTAGCGGGCCTCGCGCCCGGGCAGCTGCACCGGCAGGACATCCACGCCGGACGGGACGCGGGCGGCCCACGAGCTGAAGAACGAGGCCCCGCCGCCCGCGTGGTGGAAGCAGAACAGCCGCAGCCGGGCGTCGGTACGGGGCGCCCGGCTGAGGCAGGACACGGCGGCGGTGGTCATGCGGGGGCTCCGGCCGACGTACGGTTCAGGCGGCGGCGGGCGCGCAGGACGCGGGCGCGTGCCGAGGCGGCCCGGCGCACCGCCCCCGCCGTGCCCACCATCCGCAGCGCCTGCGACAGCAGCCACAGCCGGGTCTCCGCGGCCTGTTCGGGCCGGCCGCCCAGCGTGTCGTTCTCGACCAACCGCAGCCGCGGCACGGTCCGTTCGAGCAGCTGGGCATCGGAGTAGGGCACGATTTCGTCGTCGCGGCCGGCCACGCAGGCGACCGGGACGCGCAGCCCGGTCAGCCGCTCCTCGTCCACGCCCCAGTCGGCCAGGGCGGCCGGGAGCCGGTCCACCGGCGTGCGCATCACGTGGGACAGGGTGAGGTCAACCAGACGCGGCAGCGGTGTGTGGTCCGCGGCCCGGACGAAGAAGTCCCGCACCGGCGCCCCGACGGTGGCAAGGCCCCGGACGCGATCGTCCTCCAGCACATGACGCAGGGCCAGATGCCCGCCGAAGCCGAGCCCGACGACGCACGTGCGGGAGGTGTCGGCGGCGCGGCCGAGCAGATCGAGGAGGTACGTCAGCATGCGCACACTGTCCGTTCCGTAGGTGAGGGAGTTCTCGCCGACGCCCGGCAGCTCGGTGACCACGACGGCCGCGCCGAGCCGGTCGGACTCGGCGAGCACCGGGGCCCACTGCTCCTTGATGCCGGCGATGCCGCCGATGACGAGGATCAGCGGCAGCCTGTTCCGGATGGACAGGCCCGTGGCCCAGCAGGCGAAGCCCGTGTCCTCGAAGGGCAGATCGAGCCGGGAGATGCCGCGAACCCGTTTGCGCCATCGGTCGAAGGACGCCACACAGGCCTGCTGGGCCGCGAGCCGGTTCGGGCCGTCGACGTACGGGAAGCGGGCCATCGCGTAGTAGCGGACCGCGTCCAGATCGCGGCCACGGAACTCGGCCGCCATCGCGAGGGACGACCAGGCGTGGGTCCAGGCGCCCTCGTCCTCGTCGAGGCTTTGCATGACGCGGTGGATGACATCGCCGGGGATGCTCTGGGCGTACGCGTGCGGGAGGGCGAACCTGCGCAGCTCCGTCGCGGGGATCATCGTGGCACTCCTTTCTCTTCCGGGGTGCGTGTCGGGGCATCGGGCACGGCGTGGGGCGTCGGTCCGCCGCCGTGACCGGTGACGAGCCGGGCGAGACCCGCCCGCATCCGCCTGCCGAGGTCGGGAGACCAGACCACGTCCAGTTGGGTGTCGAGGAACAGCGCGCGGAAGTGCAGACAGGCTTCGGGTTCCTGGGGCGCGGGAGCGGTCATCGGCCCGTCACCACCTGGTGCATCTGCCGGAACGTCCTCGCCTGCAGCAGATCGGCCACCGGGATCCGCCCGCCGACGACGCCCTCCACCACGGTCACCAGACGCAGCAGCAACACCGAGTCCCAGTCGGGAAAGTCGTCCAAGGGCCGGTCCAGGTCCTCCTCCTCCAGGTACAGGCCGAGTTCCTCCTCCAGGAGCGTGCGGAATTCCGCCGTGTCGGCGAGGGCGGTGGTCATGTGCGGTCTCCGTCGTCGGGCCCGAACGCGGCACGCAGCCGCAGATGAGCGGGGGCGGGGGCGATGTCGCGCAGGTCGTGCCGGAAGAAGACGGCGTCGGGATCGTCCGGGTCGGTGCCGATGGGGGTGAAGCCCTGGTCGGCGTAGAACGCGGCGAAGGCGGCGTTGCGCGGCGACGGCAGATAGCGGCCGGCCACCGCCCCAGCCGCGGTGTCGCGGGCGAATTCCAGCACCGCGGCCACACAGGCGCTCTCGATGCCCCGGGCGAACACACGGCAGCTCAGGGCGAAGTTGTCGATGCGCAGCACCTCCCCGTCGCGGCGCAGGAACAGCACGCCGACCAGGCCGTGGTCGCCGAAACGGTCCCGCGCGTGCACCGCGATCACGTGACTTCCCGGCTGCTGCATCCGGTCGGCCACCTGCGGGGCGTCGAGTCGCTCGGTGGCCAGATGGAACTGGTTGGTGCGCAGGGTGAGTTGAGAGACCCGGGCGAGTTCCGGCTCGTCCGGCGGGCGGAGGGTGACTTCCAGCCCGAGGCCGTCGAGATAGTCCCGGTAGGAGGCGACGTCCTCGCGGAACTCCTGCCGCCGTGCCTCGGTGCGGTAGCGGTCGGCCCGTTCCAGGTCGGCCTCGGTGAGTTCGAACAGATCGAACCAGCCGTCGGCCAGCAGCGCGGAAGGGTGCAGGGCGGGTTCGTCGTCGACGCGGACCACGGCGACCTCGGGCAGCTGCTCACCGACCAGCCCGCATTCGAAGAGACTGTCGTCAACGAAGACAAAGCTGTCCAGGCCGAGTCCGAGCCGCTCGGCGATGTCCCGGAGATTGTCATGCTTGGCCTTCCAGTTGGCGTTGACGTGGACGAAGTCGTCCTCGCGCAGCACCATCGCCGGATGCGTCCGCAGCGCCTGGCTCACGGCGTCCGCGTCGTTCTTGCTGCTGACCGCGAGCAGTACCCCCTGGGAGCCGAGCTGCCGGATCACCCGCTGAAACTCCGCGAAGGCCTCGCCGCGCAGTCCCGCACCGAGCTCGATGCCGCCGGGCCCGTCCTCGCCGAGCACCCCGCCCCACAGCGTCCCGTCCAGATCCAGCACCAGGACCTTGCGGGTGCGGCCCAGCCGGGCGCGGACGATGTGCGCGGCCTCGCGGGCGTAGGCGGCGAGCAGCGCTTCGGACAGCCGGGCCCGGGCGTACTGGGCGGCGCGCGGTTCACCCGCGGGCACGCCCTCGCCGATCAGCGGATCGAGGTCCACGACCACCACGCCCGGGTGTTCGGCGGCGAGGGACAGCAGACCGCAGTTGAACTCCCGCCACACCGCGCCGAGCCGGGCGCGGCAGCGCAGATCGACCAGCTGGTGGGTCAAGTGGCGGTGCAACGGGACCGTGTTGAGCACGAGCAGGCCGCGACCGGCCTGCTGATGGGCGTGTACGGCGGCGGAGACCAGGGCGAGTCTGGCCCGCGCCGCGTCCTCGACGTCCTCGGCCCGCCAGGGCACGGTGAGGTCGCCGAGGACCGTGTGCGCGTCGAGCAGGCACAGCATCAGGTCTGCGTCCTGTGCCGGGTCGGCCGGCCGCATCAGGTCCTGCAGATACGACCCGTACGGGGAGACCTTCGCGTCCAACAGCAGCCCATGGCGGGCCAGTTCGGCGGTGAGCGGTCCCACCACCGGTGCCACCGTGGACTCGCCCGTCACGGCCACCGAGACCACCGGCGCGTCGGGGACGTGGCGGCGCACCTCCTCCAGGTCGAGCCGGGCCAGCAACTGGCCCGCGGCCGGGAGATCGGCCCGGGGCATACGGGCCAGCAGCGCCCGCACCGAGCCGTACTCCGCGGCCAGCTTTCCGGCGCGGTACAGGCCGCGCAGGGTGGCCAGGGCCGCCTGGTCGTGCCAGGTTGCCGTGGCGGCCGGGCTCGGGATCCGTTCCTGGGCCTGGGTCATGAGCGCTCCAGCGCGATACCGGACTTGATCCACTTGCTGGACTCGACGGCCACCGCGACGGCGCGCCCGGGCCCGTCCCACTGCTCCAGGAGCTCGGCGAGCTGCAGGAACGGCAGGGCGTTGCCGTTGTTGCCGACGGTGCGCACCACGTTGATCCGGCGGGCGCCCGGGGCGGGCATGGCCGCCGAGATTCGGTCGCTCATCCGGCCGGAGAGCTGCGGGGGCAACAGGAAGTCCACCTGGTCGGCGCCCCATCCCAGGTCGCCGAGGAGTTCCCAGAACATCTGCTGGGCCAGCAGCGGCACGGTCTCCTCGATCGCCTTGTAGTCCTCCGAGATCGCCGGACGGTCGCTGTGCCGGTCGCCGAGTCCGAACCAGTCGATGATCTGGCCGGGTTCCCGGCCCAGGCCCACCAGCCGGTTGAGCACCTGACGGATGGCGATACCCGGGCCCAGCGGTTCGGCGCTGAGCACGGCCGCGCCGGCGCCGTCGCCGAAGAGGGCGTAGTTGATGAGCTCGGCGGAAGTGCGGGTACCGGGGTCGAAGTCCCGCTCCAGGTGCTTGGCGCACACATCGCCGCCGATCACGAGCACGGTGGCGCAGCGCCGGGCCAGCAGCAGGGTGCGGGCCACGTCGAGGGCCTGTACGGCGCCGGCGCAGCCGGACTGGAGCTGATAGGTGGGGACGTTGTCGATGCCGAGCCGGTCCGCGACCAGGTTCACGGTGGCGGGCATCAGATGGTCCGGGGTGGCGGTGCCCATGACGATGCAGTCGATGTCGCGCGGATCGAGGCCGGCCTGCGCCAGCGCCCGGTCTGCGGCGGTCGCCGCGATGTCGGCCAGGCTGTGCCGCACCTGGCCGGTCGCCAGGTCGACGGCGAAGTACCGAC of the Streptomyces sp. NBC_00287 genome contains:
- a CDS encoding HAD-IIIC family phosphatase — translated: MTQAQERIPSPAATATWHDQAALATLRGLYRAGKLAAEYGSVRALLARMPRADLPAAGQLLARLDLEEVRRHVPDAPVVSVAVTGESTVAPVVGPLTAELARHGLLLDAKVSPYGSYLQDLMRPADPAQDADLMLCLLDAHTVLGDLTVPWRAEDVEDAARARLALVSAAVHAHQQAGRGLLVLNTVPLHRHLTHQLVDLRCRARLGAVWREFNCGLLSLAAEHPGVVVVDLDPLIGEGVPAGEPRAAQYARARLSEALLAAYAREAAHIVRARLGRTRKVLVLDLDGTLWGGVLGEDGPGGIELGAGLRGEAFAEFQRVIRQLGSQGVLLAVSSKNDADAVSQALRTHPAMVLREDDFVHVNANWKAKHDNLRDIAERLGLGLDSFVFVDDSLFECGLVGEQLPEVAVVRVDDEPALHPSALLADGWFDLFELTEADLERADRYRTEARRQEFREDVASYRDYLDGLGLEVTLRPPDEPELARVSQLTLRTNQFHLATERLDAPQVADRMQQPGSHVIAVHARDRFGDHGLVGVLFLRRDGEVLRIDNFALSCRVFARGIESACVAAVLEFARDTAAGAVAGRYLPSPRNAAFAAFYADQGFTPIGTDPDDPDAVFFRHDLRDIAPAPAHLRLRAAFGPDDGDRT
- a CDS encoding alpha/beta fold hydrolase, with amino-acid sequence MIPATELRRFALPHAYAQSIPGDVIHRVMQSLDEDEGAWTHAWSSLAMAAEFRGRDLDAVRYYAMARFPYVDGPNRLAAQQACVASFDRWRKRVRGISRLDLPFEDTGFACWATGLSIRNRLPLILVIGGIAGIKEQWAPVLAESDRLGAAVVVTELPGVGENSLTYGTDSVRMLTYLLDLLGRAADTSRTCVVGLGFGGHLALRHVLEDDRVRGLATVGAPVRDFFVRAADHTPLPRLVDLTLSHVMRTPVDRLPAALADWGVDEERLTGLRVPVACVAGRDDEIVPYSDAQLLERTVPRLRLVENDTLGGRPEQAAETRLWLLSQALRMVGTAGAVRRAASARARVLRARRRLNRTSAGAPA
- a CDS encoding 3-oxoacyl-ACP synthase III family protein; this encodes MTAPTAHLASVGTCLPGEPVDNATLAKLVGVDETWAEMFIGNTSRYFAVDLATGQVRHSLADIAATAADRALAQAGLDPRDIDCIVMGTATPDHLMPATVNLVADRLGIDNVPTYQLQSGCAGAVQALDVARTLLLARRCATVLVIGGDVCAKHLERDFDPGTRTSAELINYALFGDGAGAAVLSAEPLGPGIAIRQVLNRLVGLGREPGQIIDWFGLGDRHSDRPAISEDYKAIEETVPLLAQQMFWELLGDLGWGADQVDFLLPPQLSGRMSDRISAAMPAPGARRINVVRTVGNNGNALPFLQLAELLEQWDGPGRAVAVAVESSKWIKSGIALERS
- a CDS encoding thioesterase II family protein, encoding MTTAAVSCLSRAPRTDARLRLFCFHHAGGGASFFSSWAARVPSGVDVLPVQLPGREARYRERRFQDAGELVEVLGRDLAPCLDERPWAAYGHSMGALVAVALAAARLREGGRGPEALFLGAYAAPHLTPTLPPPDRYEDRELARLLVDFGGMDPQFLEREDWLRVLLPIVRDDLRICASHARAGLPDPDDERARLPLAVEAFAGVDDPLVDPARVRAWERYVRDFRMSLVPGGHFFPREEPGPFFARLNRSLARLLGEPEPVGPPSAPG
- a CDS encoding phosphopantetheine-binding protein yields the protein MTTALADTAEFRTLLEEELGLYLEEEDLDRPLDDFPDWDSVLLLRLVTVVEGVVGGRIPVADLLQARTFRQMHQVVTGR